A region of Curvibacter sp. AEP1-3 DNA encodes the following proteins:
- the accD gene encoding acetyl-CoA carboxylase, carboxyltransferase subunit beta: protein MSWLEKLLPPKIQHTDPTERRSVPEGLWIKCPSCEAVLYKTDLEQNQNVCPGCGHHHRIGARARLNAFLDNEGRFEIGQEVLPVDALKFKDSRKYPERLKEALENTGETDALIVMGGAVHGVSLVAACFEFEFMGGSMGSVVGERFVRGVETAIEQKVPFVCFTATGGARMQEGLLSLMQMAKTNAALTRLAKKGLPYISVLTDPTMGGVSAGFAFLGDIVIAEPKALIGFAGPRVIESTVRVTLPEGFQRSEFLQTKGAIDFISDRRELRKTIAETLAMLQRQPADSVM from the coding sequence GTGGATCAAGTGCCCCAGCTGTGAAGCCGTGCTCTACAAAACCGATCTGGAGCAGAACCAGAACGTGTGCCCCGGTTGTGGCCACCACCACCGCATCGGTGCCCGTGCGCGCTTGAATGCCTTTCTGGACAATGAAGGCCGGTTCGAGATCGGCCAGGAAGTGCTGCCGGTTGATGCACTCAAGTTCAAAGACAGCCGCAAGTACCCTGAACGCCTCAAAGAAGCGCTGGAAAACACCGGCGAGACCGACGCCCTGATCGTCATGGGCGGTGCGGTGCACGGCGTAAGCCTGGTGGCAGCCTGCTTTGAATTTGAATTCATGGGCGGCTCCATGGGCTCGGTAGTCGGCGAACGCTTTGTGCGCGGCGTGGAAACCGCCATTGAGCAAAAAGTGCCTTTTGTTTGCTTCACCGCCACCGGTGGCGCCCGCATGCAAGAGGGCTTGTTGAGCCTGATGCAAATGGCTAAAACCAATGCAGCCCTGACCCGTTTGGCGAAGAAGGGCCTGCCCTACATCAGCGTGCTGACTGACCCCACCATGGGTGGTGTGAGCGCGGGTTTTGCCTTCCTGGGTGATATCGTGATTGCAGAGCCCAAGGCCCTCATCGGCTTTGCCGGCCCCCGCGTGATCGAGTCCACCGTGCGGGTGACTTTGCCCGAAGGCTTTCAGCGCTCGGAATTCCTGCAAACCAAGGGTGCGATCGACTTCATCTCCGACCGCCGCGAGCTGCGCAAGACCATTGCCGAGACTTTGGCGATGTTGCAACGCCAGCCTGCGGACTCGGTGATGTAA
- a CDS encoding YgjP-like metallopeptidase domain-containing protein: protein MKMVASPALRYLNGYPADTLAQVQRMLDEGRVGDWLTRRHPQAHGVRTDKVLYDYVQDIKSDYLRSTEPLSKVAFDSKLHVVKNALGTHTTVSRVQGSKLKSKREIRVASLFKDTPEPFLKMIVVHELAHLREREHDKAFYQLCTHMEPAYHQLEFEVRIYLTHLEATGERLWAAAE, encoded by the coding sequence ATGAAAATGGTAGCATCGCCTGCACTGCGCTACCTGAATGGCTACCCGGCAGACACGCTGGCCCAGGTGCAGCGCATGCTCGACGAAGGCCGGGTGGGTGACTGGCTCACCCGCCGCCACCCGCAAGCGCACGGGGTGCGGACCGACAAGGTGCTGTACGACTATGTGCAGGACATCAAGTCAGACTATCTGCGCAGCACCGAGCCCCTGAGCAAAGTAGCGTTCGACAGCAAGCTGCATGTCGTCAAAAACGCACTGGGCACGCACACCACGGTGTCGCGCGTACAGGGCAGCAAGCTCAAAAGCAAGCGCGAAATCCGGGTGGCCAGCCTGTTCAAGGATACGCCGGAGCCCTTTCTCAAAATGATTGTGGTGCACGAGTTGGCCCACCTGCGCGAGCGTGAGCACGACAAGGCCTTCTACCAACTCTGCACCCACATGGAGCCCGCTTACCACCAGCTGGAGTTCGAGGTGCGCATCTACCTCACGCATCTGGAAGCCACTGGCGAACGCCTGTGGGCGGCAGCCGAGTAA
- a CDS encoding Pls/PosA family non-ribosomal peptide synthetase codes for MSFDSVLPGPEGGLVLRGPDMPELLRPEILAELFEASALRTPHAIALSDGVTSLTYEELNTQADRAANHLLANGIGGGDMVGLWLPRGIPLLVLQLAIAKTGAAWLPMDADTPAERVWTCLEDAAAKGLISSPDRVAPFASHMEAQGIPLWTPETLSAEAPPHRRTHYSPDHPAYVIYTSGSTGKPKGISITQGSICHFLRSENVRLGVNASDRVYQGFSVAFDMSFEEIWISYLVGATLWVASKEVASDIESLPGVLEREGITVLHAVPTLLGLFNRDIAGLRFINLGGEMCPPALVDRWARPGRQVFNTYGPTEATVSASLAELHAGEPVTIGQPLPNYGLMVLDVNSTENLQLAPLGSTGELCITGPGVAAGYLGRPDLTAEKFLPNPWSAGTHDQRLYRTGDLACITPEGQVQCLGRTDDQVKIRGFRVELGEIESALCDQPGVAAAAVILRVEDGVEQLIAFLVGDAVHALELRHALTERLPAYMVPGHYEVLPAMPRLASGKIDRKQLKARPLSQSATADTGSDTPETPAEQVLFAALGHLFAGQAIRRTADFFTDLGGHSLFAARLASRLRQQPGYAHVTVRDIYQHRTVGAIAQAMDAPRADAVQVDTTWVPPGTWQRWRCGLAQAAAIPWLVAMRMGQWLAPFFTYHFFTGEPEDSIPVAIAASVLAYLLATVLEFAVAIAGKWLLMGRMKPGSYPLWGLTYYRWWLADRLLEAAPVYLLSGSSMYGLWLRALGAKVGHDVVIGSITLRVPHLLAIGDGCSIGNAVNFENARVEHGLLRIGTITLEANSAVNSYAVLEGNTRVQTWAHLEGQSALRDGQTIPTERVWAGSPARDIGRFDREAQKPRPVLTRTTQWLEGMYFVVGPLLITTLFFLPVFPSFVLIDWIDENELFPWLASNEIGWQLLKYFVLAFPAAAVLLVCTALLSAGIRWTVLPRLRPGSWPVHSALYCAKWLVNQIQESSLHVVHGVYATLYAPWWYRLLGAKVGRDAEISSALGLVPDMLTLGDETFIADAVMLGDEHIDGGWMSMQPTVISKRSFVGNGAYIPDGTVLPENVLIGVHSTAPANARMKNGDTWLGSPPLHLPAREETAGFPESLTFKPSPGRRLARGLIEGFRIVAPHAIVISVGYTIVLKVMPYAGEGLWWTVIGYLTLSGLLYGLGTYLFVVALKWLLMGRYRKRSSPMWTSFVWLSEGVTNLFEGIAVPNFMRYLRGTPWLPVAFNLLGCHIGKGVYMDTTDITEFDCVYIGDYSELNALTCPQTHLFEDRVMKIDDVRIADRVYLAPRSAVLYSAEVGSGAWLGPLTLVMKGESIPAASKWSGCPAAPAAA; via the coding sequence ATGTCTTTTGATTCGGTTTTGCCCGGTCCAGAGGGCGGTCTCGTCCTGCGCGGCCCGGACATGCCGGAGCTGTTGCGCCCGGAAATTCTGGCTGAGCTGTTTGAAGCCAGCGCACTGCGCACACCTCACGCCATCGCCCTGAGCGATGGAGTGACCAGCCTCACCTATGAAGAACTGAACACGCAGGCTGACCGCGCCGCGAACCATTTGCTCGCGAACGGCATTGGTGGCGGCGATATGGTGGGCTTGTGGCTGCCGCGCGGCATCCCGCTCTTGGTACTGCAACTTGCCATTGCCAAAACCGGTGCCGCGTGGCTCCCCATGGATGCCGACACCCCCGCTGAGCGGGTGTGGACCTGCCTGGAAGACGCGGCAGCCAAAGGATTGATCAGCAGCCCTGACAGGGTGGCGCCTTTCGCCTCACACATGGAGGCACAAGGCATTCCCCTTTGGACCCCGGAAACCCTCTCCGCCGAAGCACCGCCTCATCGCCGAACGCACTACAGCCCCGATCACCCGGCCTATGTGATTTACACCTCCGGCTCCACCGGCAAGCCCAAGGGCATCAGCATCACGCAAGGCAGCATTTGCCACTTTTTGCGCAGTGAGAACGTGCGATTGGGTGTGAACGCTTCGGACCGCGTGTACCAAGGCTTCTCGGTGGCGTTTGACATGTCATTCGAGGAAATTTGGATCAGCTACCTCGTGGGGGCCACCCTGTGGGTCGCCTCCAAGGAAGTCGCCAGCGACATCGAGAGCCTGCCGGGCGTGCTGGAGCGCGAAGGCATCACCGTGCTGCACGCAGTGCCTACGCTGCTGGGCCTTTTCAATCGGGATATAGCGGGACTGCGCTTCATCAACCTCGGTGGCGAAATGTGTCCACCCGCACTTGTGGATCGCTGGGCGCGACCCGGACGGCAGGTGTTCAACACCTATGGGCCTACAGAGGCGACGGTGTCTGCCAGCCTGGCCGAATTGCATGCGGGCGAGCCGGTGACCATCGGCCAGCCACTGCCGAACTATGGCCTGATGGTGCTGGATGTGAATAGCACCGAGAACCTGCAACTGGCACCACTTGGCTCGACCGGGGAGCTGTGCATCACGGGTCCGGGTGTGGCCGCCGGTTATCTGGGCCGCCCTGACTTGACGGCAGAAAAGTTCCTGCCCAACCCCTGGTCCGCCGGCACCCACGACCAGCGGCTGTACCGCACCGGGGACCTCGCCTGCATCACCCCGGAGGGACAGGTGCAGTGCCTGGGCCGTACGGACGACCAGGTCAAGATCCGCGGCTTTCGGGTAGAGCTGGGCGAGATTGAGTCCGCGCTGTGTGACCAGCCCGGTGTGGCTGCAGCCGCCGTCATCCTGCGCGTGGAAGATGGCGTGGAGCAGCTGATCGCCTTTCTGGTGGGGGATGCGGTACACGCACTCGAATTGCGCCACGCGCTGACGGAACGTTTGCCCGCCTACATGGTGCCTGGCCACTACGAGGTGCTACCTGCCATGCCACGGCTGGCCTCGGGCAAGATTGATCGCAAGCAGCTCAAGGCGCGACCACTGAGTCAGTCGGCCACGGCCGACACCGGGTCCGACACACCGGAAACCCCTGCGGAGCAGGTGCTGTTTGCTGCGCTAGGCCATCTATTCGCCGGGCAGGCTATCCGGCGCACTGCGGACTTCTTTACCGACCTGGGCGGGCATTCGCTGTTCGCGGCCCGCCTGGCATCGCGCCTGCGGCAACAGCCGGGCTACGCCCATGTGACGGTGCGGGACATCTACCAACACCGCACAGTGGGCGCGATTGCACAGGCCATGGACGCGCCACGGGCAGATGCCGTCCAAGTCGACACCACTTGGGTACCACCCGGCACCTGGCAACGCTGGCGCTGTGGCCTCGCGCAGGCAGCGGCTATTCCCTGGCTGGTCGCCATGCGCATGGGCCAGTGGCTGGCGCCTTTCTTCACCTACCACTTCTTCACGGGTGAGCCGGAGGACTCTATTCCAGTGGCGATAGCCGCCTCCGTACTCGCTTATCTGCTGGCCACTGTGCTGGAGTTCGCGGTAGCGATTGCCGGTAAGTGGTTACTCATGGGGCGAATGAAGCCTGGCAGCTACCCGCTGTGGGGGCTCACCTACTACCGCTGGTGGCTGGCGGACCGTCTGCTGGAGGCAGCGCCGGTGTATCTGCTGAGCGGCTCGTCCATGTATGGCTTGTGGCTGCGCGCCTTGGGGGCCAAGGTAGGGCACGATGTGGTGATCGGTTCCATCACGCTGCGCGTACCGCACTTGTTGGCCATTGGTGACGGTTGCAGTATCGGTAACGCGGTGAACTTCGAAAACGCGCGGGTGGAGCATGGTTTGCTGCGTATCGGCACCATCACACTGGAAGCTAACAGCGCGGTGAATTCCTACGCCGTGCTGGAGGGCAACACCCGCGTGCAAACCTGGGCCCACTTGGAAGGCCAGTCCGCGCTTCGCGATGGACAGACCATTCCCACCGAACGCGTGTGGGCGGGCTCACCTGCACGGGATATTGGCCGCTTTGATCGTGAAGCACAAAAGCCTCGCCCGGTGCTGACGCGTACCACCCAGTGGCTGGAAGGTATGTACTTCGTGGTCGGTCCCTTGCTGATTACGACTTTGTTTTTCCTGCCCGTGTTCCCCAGCTTTGTGCTGATCGACTGGATAGACGAAAACGAGCTGTTTCCGTGGCTGGCCTCGAACGAGATCGGCTGGCAACTTCTGAAGTACTTTGTATTGGCTTTTCCCGCAGCCGCTGTACTGCTCGTGTGCACGGCACTGCTATCGGCAGGCATAAGGTGGACGGTGCTTCCCCGGCTGCGCCCCGGCAGCTGGCCGGTGCACAGCGCGCTGTACTGCGCCAAATGGCTGGTAAACCAGATTCAAGAGTCCAGCCTGCACGTGGTGCACGGGGTCTATGCCACGCTGTACGCGCCGTGGTGGTACCGCCTGCTGGGGGCCAAGGTCGGCCGCGATGCGGAAATTTCATCGGCTCTGGGGCTGGTGCCTGACATGCTGACTTTGGGGGACGAGACCTTTATCGCTGACGCAGTGATGTTGGGCGATGAGCACATCGACGGCGGCTGGATGAGCATGCAGCCCACCGTCATTTCCAAACGCAGTTTTGTAGGCAACGGCGCCTACATCCCGGATGGCACGGTGTTGCCGGAGAACGTGTTGATCGGCGTGCATTCCACTGCCCCTGCCAACGCGCGCATGAAGAATGGGGATACCTGGCTGGGTTCCCCGCCCCTGCACTTGCCGGCACGGGAAGAGACCGCTGGATTTCCCGAATCACTCACATTCAAGCCGTCACCGGGCCGCCGTTTGGCGCGGGGGCTGATTGAGGGCTTTCGCATCGTGGCGCCCCACGCGATTGTGATTTCGGTGGGCTACACCATCGTCCTCAAAGTGATGCCTTATGCGGGTGAAGGGCTGTGGTGGACAGTGATCGGTTACCTCACCCTATCCGGCCTGCTTTACGGACTGGGGACCTACCTTTTCGTGGTCGCGCTCAAGTGGCTGCTGATGGGCCGCTACCGCAAACGTAGCTCCCCGATGTGGACATCATTCGTCTGGCTATCTGAAGGTGTGACCAACTTGTTTGAAGGCATTGCCGTACCGAATTTCATGCGCTACCTGCGCGGCACACCGTGGTTGCCGGTCGCATTCAACTTGCTCGGCTGCCACATCGGCAAAGGCGTGTACATGGACACCACCGACATCACCGAATTTGACTGTGTGTACATCGGCGACTACAGCGAACTTAACGCCCTCACCTGCCCGCAAACCCACTTGTTCGAGGATCGGGTGATGAAAATCGACGACGTGCGGATCGCAGATCGCGTGTACCTCGCACCCCGTAGCGCGGTGCTCTACAGCGCAGAGGTCGGCTCCGGCGCATGGCTGGGCCCCCTCACTCTGGTGATGAAGGGAGAAAGCATTCCCGCCGCCAGCAAGTGGAGTGGTTGCCCGGCTGCGCCTGCGGCAGCCTGA
- a CDS encoding YggT family protein, giving the protein MLYKIVALLLEVVSGLLTTTALLRLYMQHQRIPLSARSGNPLGRFIFALTDWIVLPLRRVIPALGRWDMASLTAAFLIQLAHFAVLWSLNGFGVTPMSIVVLALLGLVRLSLSGLTAMVLVYAVLSWVQTQSFLSDLMERLVTPVLAPIRKVLPLVGGVDLSPLVLLVLLQIFTIVLGDVQYGLLSAVA; this is encoded by the coding sequence ATGCTCTACAAAATCGTTGCCCTGTTGTTGGAAGTCGTATCCGGTTTGTTAACCACAACCGCCCTGTTGCGCCTGTACATGCAGCATCAGCGCATTCCGCTCTCCGCCCGATCGGGCAATCCATTGGGACGATTTATCTTTGCCTTGACGGACTGGATCGTCTTGCCCTTGCGGCGTGTGATTCCTGCCTTGGGCCGTTGGGACATGGCCAGCCTGACGGCTGCTTTTTTGATTCAGCTGGCCCACTTCGCGGTTCTGTGGTCCTTGAATGGCTTTGGCGTCACGCCCATGTCTATCGTCGTGCTGGCCCTGCTGGGGCTGGTGCGTTTGAGCCTGTCCGGCCTGACAGCCATGGTGCTGGTGTACGCAGTGCTGAGCTGGGTGCAGACCCAGTCTTTTTTGTCCGACCTCATGGAGCGTCTGGTGACCCCCGTATTGGCGCCCATCCGTAAGGTGTTGCCCTTGGTGGGCGGTGTGGATTTGTCGCCGCTGGTGCTGCTGGTGTTGCTACAGATATTCACCATCGTGCTGGGCGATGTGCAGTACGGGCTGCTCTCTGCAGTGGCGTGA
- a CDS encoding DUF3820 family protein, which translates to MQAEDLQKLVERTMPFGKYQGRMIADLPGDYLNWFARSGFPKGEIGRLLQLMHEIDHNGLSDLLTPLRQR; encoded by the coding sequence ATGCAGGCAGAAGACCTGCAAAAACTGGTGGAGCGCACCATGCCCTTCGGCAAATACCAAGGGCGTATGATTGCAGACTTGCCCGGCGACTACCTGAACTGGTTTGCCCGCTCAGGCTTCCCCAAAGGCGAAATCGGCCGCCTGTTGCAGCTGATGCATGAAATCGACCATAACGGCTTGAGTGATTTGCTCACGCCTCTGCGTCAGCGCTAG
- a CDS encoding translation initiation factor Sui1: protein MAKKSLSDLGGLVYSTEVGRTCPVCRQAIAECLCHVPKRPAGDGIVRVSRETKGRAGKGVTLVKGVPLDDDALIALGKKLKAACGSGGTVKDGVIEVQGDHVDKVMAALIAQGFTVKRAGG from the coding sequence ATGGCGAAAAAATCTCTCTCTGATCTGGGTGGGCTGGTGTATTCCACCGAGGTGGGCCGCACCTGCCCGGTGTGCCGCCAGGCGATTGCCGAATGCTTGTGCCACGTACCGAAACGACCTGCCGGTGACGGCATTGTGCGTGTGTCCCGCGAAACCAAGGGGCGCGCAGGCAAAGGTGTCACGCTGGTGAAGGGCGTGCCCTTGGACGACGACGCGCTGATTGCGCTCGGCAAAAAACTCAAGGCCGCTTGCGGCTCGGGCGGCACCGTCAAAGATGGTGTGATCGAGGTGCAGGGTGACCATGTGGACAAAGTCATGGCCGCACTGATAGCGCAAGGCTTTACCGTCAAGCGTGCGGGCGGCTGA
- a CDS encoding FecR family protein — MKFPSLLVPGLLCALVLLTQPVQAQEARSGTFKAVQGAVTVGQGDAKRPVASGGGVVEADRVQTDATGSAVLMLRDGTTIAIGPNTTVDLTRFQFDGTTQQGNLAIRVLQGTIRMVTGLLGKVQPDNVKVTTPASTVSVRGTDFIVEVL, encoded by the coding sequence ATGAAGTTTCCCTCCCTCTTGGTGCCCGGCCTGCTCTGCGCACTGGTTTTGCTCACACAGCCCGTGCAAGCGCAGGAAGCCCGCAGCGGCACCTTCAAGGCTGTGCAAGGCGCCGTCACCGTGGGGCAGGGAGATGCTAAGCGCCCAGTCGCTTCAGGCGGCGGGGTGGTGGAGGCGGATCGTGTGCAGACCGATGCCACAGGTTCTGCGGTGTTGATGTTGCGGGATGGCACCACCATCGCTATCGGCCCCAACACCACGGTAGACCTCACCCGCTTCCAGTTTGATGGCACCACCCAACAAGGCAACCTGGCTATCCGCGTGTTGCAGGGCACCATCCGCATGGTGACCGGGCTCTTGGGCAAGGTCCAGCCTGACAACGTCAAGGTCACCACACCGGCTTCCACAGTCAGTGTCCGCGGCACTGATTTCATCGTGGAGGTGCTATGA
- the lysS gene encoding lysine--tRNA ligase — MSDQNQVAPAPQDENQLIHERREKLKVLREKQVAGQGVAFPNDFQPAHKAEELFAAYNDKTTEELAALGATAKVAGRMMLKRVMGKASFCTLQDSSFGPSGGRIQLYVRGEDVGVDLYAAFKHWDLGDIVAAEGTLFKTKTGELSIHATSIRLLTKSLRPMPDKFHGMADQETKYRQRYVDLMTDVESRKRFVARSKAVSALREFMVGHDFLEVETPMLHPIPGGANAKPFKTHHNALDQEMFLRIAPELYLKRLIVGGFDRVFEINRSYRNEGISVRHNPEFTMMEFYAAYWNYQDLMDYTEKLIRDAARKATGGLQLSYAGKPVDLEQPFERLTIVEAIQKYTDAGDNVFDATWLTNAVKKLGLTEAKNRLEGRSLASLQVLYFEETVEEKLWNPTFIMEHPTEISPLARANDDRPEVTERFELYITGREFGNGFSELNDAEDQAARFQAQVAAKDSGDDEAMHFDHDFVRALEYGMPPTGGCGIGIDRLMMLLTDSASIRDVILFPALRREV, encoded by the coding sequence ATGTCTGACCAAAACCAAGTCGCTCCCGCACCGCAAGACGAAAACCAGTTGATCCACGAGCGCCGCGAAAAGCTCAAGGTACTGCGCGAGAAACAGGTGGCCGGCCAAGGTGTGGCCTTCCCGAACGACTTCCAGCCTGCGCACAAAGCAGAAGAATTGTTCGCCGCCTACAACGACAAGACCACCGAAGAACTGGCCGCCTTGGGTGCAACCGCCAAGGTCGCCGGCCGCATGATGCTCAAGCGCGTCATGGGTAAGGCCAGCTTCTGCACCTTGCAGGACTCGTCCTTCGGCCCCAGTGGTGGCCGCATCCAGCTCTATGTGCGCGGTGAAGACGTGGGTGTGGACCTGTACGCCGCCTTCAAGCACTGGGATTTGGGCGATATCGTGGCCGCAGAAGGCACGCTGTTCAAAACCAAAACCGGCGAACTCTCCATTCACGCGACCAGCATCCGACTGCTCACCAAGAGCCTGCGTCCCATGCCGGACAAGTTCCACGGCATGGCCGACCAGGAAACTAAATACCGACAGCGTTATGTGGACCTGATGACCGATGTGGAGTCGCGCAAGCGTTTCGTGGCACGCAGCAAAGCCGTGAGTGCCCTGCGGGAGTTCATGGTGGGCCACGACTTTCTGGAAGTGGAAACTCCCATGCTGCACCCCATTCCCGGTGGTGCCAACGCCAAGCCGTTCAAGACCCACCACAACGCGCTGGACCAGGAAATGTTCTTGCGCATCGCGCCCGAGCTGTACCTCAAGCGCCTGATCGTCGGTGGCTTTGACCGCGTGTTCGAAATCAACCGCAGCTACCGCAACGAAGGTATCTCGGTGCGCCACAACCCCGAGTTCACCATGATGGAGTTCTACGCGGCCTACTGGAACTACCAGGACCTGATGGACTACACCGAAAAGCTGATCCGCGACGCAGCCCGGAAGGCCACTGGCGGCTTGCAACTCAGCTACGCCGGCAAGCCCGTAGACTTGGAGCAGCCGTTTGAGCGCTTGACCATTGTTGAAGCCATCCAGAAGTACACCGACGCTGGCGACAACGTGTTTGACGCTACCTGGCTGACCAATGCCGTGAAGAAGCTGGGCCTGACCGAAGCCAAAAACCGCTTGGAAGGCCGCAGCCTGGCCAGCCTGCAGGTGCTGTACTTTGAAGAAACCGTGGAGGAGAAGCTGTGGAACCCCACCTTCATCATGGAGCACCCCACCGAAATTTCGCCGCTGGCGCGCGCCAACGATGACCGCCCTGAAGTGACCGAGCGCTTTGAGCTCTACATCACGGGCCGCGAGTTCGGCAACGGCTTCAGCGAGCTGAACGACGCCGAAGACCAGGCAGCCCGCTTCCAAGCCCAAGTGGCCGCCAAAGACAGCGGCGACGACGAGGCCATGCACTTCGACCACGACTTTGTGCGCGCACTGGAATACGGCATGCCCCCCACCGGCGGCTGCGGTATCGGCATCGACCGCCTGATGATGTTGCTGACCGACAGCGCCAGCATCCGCGACGTGATTTTGTTCCCCGCGCTGCGCCGCGAGGTGTGA
- a CDS encoding OmpA family protein — protein MNMRLALLVLVAGLQACAPISRVTLLPQADGRATAVQVQSAAGVVDLTQPYQTAALQRDGRLEAQQSNAEEVSKRHGAVLALPLLPPVRFTLQFEPGTSTLTPDSQNQLPGILEQATARAGGEIQVVGHTDRTGSPQANDTLSLQRAQAVRNLLIQRGFEPALVEAIGRGEREPVVPTEANVNEPRNRRAEIIIR, from the coding sequence ATGAACATGCGCCTCGCCTTGTTGGTGCTGGTTGCCGGCTTGCAAGCCTGCGCGCCTATCAGTCGCGTGACCTTGCTGCCCCAAGCCGACGGGCGTGCTACTGCGGTGCAGGTGCAAAGTGCCGCTGGCGTGGTGGACCTGACGCAGCCTTACCAGACGGCAGCGCTCCAACGTGATGGCCGCCTGGAAGCCCAGCAATCCAATGCGGAAGAGGTATCCAAGCGGCATGGTGCTGTGCTGGCTCTGCCCTTGCTGCCACCGGTTCGCTTTACTCTGCAGTTTGAGCCCGGCACGTCGACATTGACCCCCGATTCGCAAAACCAGTTGCCTGGCATCTTGGAGCAGGCCACGGCCCGAGCCGGTGGCGAAATTCAGGTGGTCGGGCATACCGACCGGACCGGCAGTCCGCAAGCCAACGACACCTTGTCTCTCCAGCGTGCACAGGCCGTCCGCAACCTGTTGATTCAGCGTGGATTCGAGCCTGCATTGGTGGAGGCCATTGGGCGTGGCGAGCGAGAGCCCGTGGTGCCCACGGAAGCCAATGTCAACGAGCCCCGCAACCGCCGCGCGGAAATCATCATCCGCTAA
- a CDS encoding pseudouridine synthase encodes MQNAPRRPRLSVRAAPSSQTPASEVRLICFNKPYGVLSQFTPEGRWRGLKDFIDIPGVYVAGRLDADSEGLLLLTNDGKLQARISDPRFKMEKTYWVQVEGEPDEAALTALRQGVMLNDGITLPARAQRIPPPEGLWERDPPVRVRQTIPTSWIELVIREGRNRQVRRMTAAVGYPTLRLIRAAIGPYCLQGLPQGTWRDDSPTAM; translated from the coding sequence ATGCAGAACGCCCCGCGCCGCCCTCGCCTTTCGGTGCGTGCCGCCCCGTCGTCGCAGACACCTGCATCTGAGGTGCGCCTGATTTGCTTCAACAAGCCCTACGGCGTGCTCAGCCAGTTCACCCCTGAGGGGCGCTGGCGCGGGCTCAAAGACTTCATCGACATTCCCGGCGTCTACGTGGCAGGCCGACTGGACGCCGACAGTGAAGGTCTGCTGCTACTCACCAACGACGGCAAGCTGCAAGCGCGCATCAGCGACCCGCGCTTCAAGATGGAAAAGACTTACTGGGTGCAGGTAGAAGGCGAACCCGACGAAGCAGCCCTCACCGCTCTGCGCCAGGGTGTGATGCTCAACGACGGCATCACCCTGCCGGCGCGCGCCCAACGCATCCCGCCACCAGAAGGCTTGTGGGAACGCGACCCGCCGGTGCGGGTCCGGCAAACCATCCCGACCAGCTGGATAGAGTTGGTGATCCGCGAGGGGCGCAACCGCCAGGTGAGGCGGATGACGGCGGCCGTCGGCTACCCGACCCTGCGATTGATTCGTGCCGCCATCGGCCCCTATTGCTTGCAGGGTCTGCCCCAGGGAACCTGGAGGGATGACTCACCAACTGCGATGTGA
- a CDS encoding chalcone isomerase family protein encodes MQALPHSTGPTDPDIVVLRRRKVVMLTLLGTLLPPTWAQDASANRAPSVLNAYGADWLPKGSGPLKFFGFKAYDATLWLPAASGGSFSFNRAFALEIVYNTSVKASDINNTSLIEISRISAATPEQVQAWSAFMTGMFVDVKSGDRLLGVHVPGAGARFFLNGRLLGETPDAAFSEAFFKIWLDPKARKPELRAALLGL; translated from the coding sequence ATGCAAGCCCTACCCCACTCCACCGGCCCTACCGATCCTGACATCGTCGTCTTGCGCCGCCGCAAGGTGGTGATGCTGACGCTGCTGGGTACCCTTTTGCCGCCAACATGGGCGCAAGACGCGTCCGCCAACCGCGCGCCCTCCGTATTGAACGCCTATGGCGCTGATTGGCTGCCCAAAGGAAGCGGACCACTCAAATTCTTCGGGTTCAAGGCGTATGACGCCACGCTTTGGTTACCCGCAGCCAGCGGGGGGAGTTTCAGCTTCAACCGGGCTTTTGCACTGGAAATTGTTTACAACACCTCGGTCAAAGCCAGCGATATCAACAACACCTCGCTGATTGAAATCTCGCGCATCAGCGCAGCCACGCCCGAACAAGTGCAGGCATGGTCCGCCTTCATGACAGGGATGTTTGTGGATGTGAAATCCGGCGACCGCCTGCTGGGCGTCCATGTGCCCGGCGCCGGGGCCCGATTCTTTCTGAACGGTCGACTATTGGGTGAAACACCCGATGCAGCCTTCAGTGAAGCGTTTTTCAAAATCTGGCTGGACCCCAAGGCGCGCAAACCGGAACTGCGCGCGGCACTGTTGGGCCTTTAA